One Dreissena polymorpha isolate Duluth1 chromosome 9, UMN_Dpol_1.0, whole genome shotgun sequence genomic window carries:
- the LOC127845749 gene encoding uncharacterized protein LOC127845749 produces the protein MKTDTDTEPCYISGICETAEGKLIISDKRNKNVKLLDHRYNVVSQCNMPAPVFAMNSVEPSLVAVAVDGRHCHEIHFIREISGQLKWGRKLTLQHLCIGIVHHHGSLYRTLGTALYQYTADGEQLKKIYEDNSPRSVSSCAVSRDGARLYVTDQITNKLVTMSRDGTVISTLTEPELDKVRYFEWASLLIEKSVHAFSVSCFVHVTEMGQVLVCGRDYNSVLQVDRDGKQILSEVFTRLVDEPTSFYYSRNTGTLILGLLKFDSIYLLT, from the exons ATGAAAACAGACACTGACACAGAACCCTGTTACATATCTGGTATTTGTGAAACAGCAGAAGGCAAACTGATCATCTCAGACAAGAGGAACAAAAACGTGAAATTACTGGATCATAGGTACAATGTGGTGTCTCAATGTAACATGCCCGCCCCAGTCTTCGCCATGAACAGCGTTGAGCCCAGTCTGGTAGCTGTTGCTGTGGATGGCCGTCATTGCCACGAGATACATTTTATAAGAGAAATAAGTGGTCAGCTAAAATGGGGCAGAAAGCTGACACTGCAACACCTTTGTATAGGCATTGTCCATCACCATGGCAGCCTGTACAGAACATTAGGTACCGCCCTGTACCAGTACACTGCGGATGGGGAACAGCTCAAGAAAATCTATGAGGATAATTCTCCCCGCTCTG TTTCCTCGTGTGCCGTAAGTAGAGATGGGGCCAGGCTATATGTGACTGATCAGATCACAAATAAGCTTGTCACTATGTCCAGGGATGGCACAGTGATCTCCACACTAACTGAACCTGAATTAGACAAAGTTAGATATTTCGAATGGGCTTCATTACTTATAGAAAAATCCGTGCACGCGTTTTCAGTATCTTGCTTTGTCCACGTGACAGAGATGGGACAAGTTCTAGTGTGTGGACGTGACTATAATTCAGTCCTCCAGGTGGACAGAGATGGGAAACAGATACTTTCAGAGGTGTTTACAAGGTTGGTAGATGAACCAACATCTTTTTACTACAGTAGAAACACAGGCACTCTCATTTTGGGATTGCTCAAATTTGACTCGATTTACTTGTTAacctaa
- the LOC127845753 gene encoding cilia- and flagella-associated protein 418-like isoform X1, which yields MADDIDIDDLLDEVETKFVRGKSTDKKNAAVKSSRKKSDDYDIDKVLDDICGDTDQLEKCNIVRNVPSNLSTSRPKPSKCFPLCIGGSSLALGKSTSVNKRSCDTLRCTSCDFRVVSFNDFQWHKDTDYLFLRNNAPDFDRLKPKLKSKQATLFYSEAGEPEKKLDQSSMVTKLTCFLEQGLNPGRPGSRSYCCQCCHMTMDSLTEIRDLPVKWVCGNH from the exons atggcAGACGATATCGATATCGATGATTTACTTGATGAAGTCGAGACGAAATTTGTAAGAGGAAAATCAACGGACAAGAAAAATGCCGCAGTGAAATCTTCCAG AAAAAAATCAGATGATTACGACATCGACAAAGTGTTAGATGATATATGTGGGGATACAGACCAACTG GAGAAGTGCAATATAGTCAGGAATGTACCCAGCAATTTATCCACGTCAAGACCAAAACCTTCCAA ATGTTTCCCATTATGCATTGGAGGGTCATCATTAGCACTTGGAAAAAGCACATCTGTGAACAAAAG ATCCTGTGATACACTACGATGTACAAGCTGTGATTTTCGGGTGGTTTCCTTTAATGACTTCCAGTGGCATAAAGATACAGACTACTTGTTTCTGAGAAACAACGCACCAGACTTTGACAGACTCAAACCGAAACTAAAGTCTAAACAGG CAACTCTTTTTTACTCAGAAGCCGGAGAACCAGAAAAAAAACTGGACcagtccagtatggtgaccaaactcacatgcttccttGAACAaggattgaacccgggtcgcccaG GGAGCCGATCCTACTGCTGCCAGTGTTGTCACATGACCATGGATTCTCTCACAGAAATCAGGGATCTCCCAGTGAAGTGGGTCTGTGGTAACCACTGA
- the LOC127845753 gene encoding cilia- and flagella-associated protein 418-like isoform X2: MADDIDIDDLLDEVETKFVRGKSTDKKNAAVKSSRKKSDDYDIDKVLDDICGDTDQLEKCNIVRNVPSNLSTSRPKPSKCFPLCIGGSSLALGKSTSVNKRSCDTLRCTSCDFRVVSFNDFQWHKDTDYLFLRNNAPDFDRLKPKLKSKQGSRSYCCQCCHMTMDSLTEIRDLPVKWVCGNH; this comes from the exons atggcAGACGATATCGATATCGATGATTTACTTGATGAAGTCGAGACGAAATTTGTAAGAGGAAAATCAACGGACAAGAAAAATGCCGCAGTGAAATCTTCCAG AAAAAAATCAGATGATTACGACATCGACAAAGTGTTAGATGATATATGTGGGGATACAGACCAACTG GAGAAGTGCAATATAGTCAGGAATGTACCCAGCAATTTATCCACGTCAAGACCAAAACCTTCCAA ATGTTTCCCATTATGCATTGGAGGGTCATCATTAGCACTTGGAAAAAGCACATCTGTGAACAAAAG ATCCTGTGATACACTACGATGTACAAGCTGTGATTTTCGGGTGGTTTCCTTTAATGACTTCCAGTGGCATAAAGATACAGACTACTTGTTTCTGAGAAACAACGCACCAGACTTTGACAGACTCAAACCGAAACTAAAGTCTAAACAGG GGAGCCGATCCTACTGCTGCCAGTGTTGTCACATGACCATGGATTCTCTCACAGAAATCAGGGATCTCCCAGTGAAGTGGGTCTGTGGTAACCACTGA